Proteins from a genomic interval of Bradyrhizobium sp. CCGB01:
- a CDS encoding efflux RND transporter permease subunit has product MASISEPFIRRPVATTLLSIGLFLLGVVAYEFLPVASVPNVDFPAIFVSASRPGADPSVMAATVASPLERRLGEIAGINQITSTSSLGTTNIQLQFDIGRNIDKAARDVQAAINAALIDLPSDLPTLPRFRKANTAGAPVFVLALTSKTLSASAIYDVADTVLAQRISQVPGVGDVTVSGADQPAVRVQLNPVALSNAGIATDDVRTAIINANPLGPVGIFNGERQSETLSLNKQMRTAKEFRDIVIKSSNGNFVRLSDVADIEDSVRNARSIAWFNKQPAVLIQITKQGDANVIDTVDRVKALIPALKQWIPAGVDISTLVDRTSTIRASVLDMQWTLLATAVLVMVVVFVFLRRLTPTIAAGISVPLALAGTCAGMWVAGFSIDNLSLMALAISVGFVVDDAIVMIENMYRNLEHGMRPLQAALEGARQIGFTVVSISLSLIAAFTPLIFMDGIVGRLLREFSLTLTFAILVSTLVSLTVTPMICAHYIRQATSGSATLFDRIIEGSLSRIVAFYARSLRNVLQYPLLTLLVFFATIALTVTLYIKVPKGYFPTDDSGFVIGATRASADISFQSMLGLQQRLADIVMQDPAVAGIGSTVGSGGGGPGAATSNRGTMFISLKPPEERDHVSTQVVIDRLRRALYPVPGIRLFMFAAQDVRAGGRQSDSDYQYTLTSTDLGLLQKWAPIVAKRMESVEGITDISSDRDPGGLQLTLSIDRQKASALGVKVQDIDNALNNAFSQRQIGIIYTQRNQYMTVLEIDPKFQVDPSNLDRIYVAGAGDAQVPLSAVVHATRGLAALAVYHSQAFPSTTVSFNLLPDVPLQTATQNVQRAVEELHMPEGIRGSFDGNAGDFAKTSGRQPLLILGALVAMYIVLGVLYESLAHPLTIISTLPSAGLGALLALQLTNTPLTVIAFVGIILLIGIVKKNGIMMVDFALDAERQRGLSSAEAIFEACQARFRPILMTTMAALFAGIPLVIATGPGTELRRPLGITIIGGLFVSQILTLYTTPVIYLLIDRLRRRSEPRPLATPAE; this is encoded by the coding sequence ATGGCATCGATCTCGGAGCCCTTCATCCGCCGCCCGGTCGCGACCACGCTGCTGTCGATCGGATTGTTCCTGCTGGGTGTGGTGGCCTACGAGTTCCTTCCCGTCGCCTCGGTGCCGAACGTCGACTTTCCCGCGATCTTCGTCTCGGCCAGCCGGCCGGGTGCCGATCCGTCCGTGATGGCGGCGACGGTGGCCTCGCCGTTGGAGCGTCGGTTAGGCGAGATCGCCGGCATCAACCAGATCACCTCGACATCGTCGCTCGGCACGACCAACATCCAGCTCCAGTTCGACATCGGCCGCAATATCGACAAGGCCGCGCGCGACGTGCAGGCGGCGATCAACGCCGCGCTGATCGACCTGCCGAGCGACCTGCCGACGCTGCCGCGGTTCCGCAAGGCGAACACGGCCGGCGCCCCCGTCTTCGTGCTGGCGCTGACCTCGAAGACGCTGTCGGCCAGCGCGATCTACGACGTCGCCGATACCGTGCTCGCGCAGCGCATCTCGCAGGTACCGGGCGTCGGTGACGTGACGGTGAGCGGCGCCGATCAGCCCGCGGTGCGCGTGCAGCTCAACCCCGTCGCACTGTCCAACGCCGGCATCGCCACCGACGACGTCAGGACCGCGATCATCAACGCCAACCCGCTCGGTCCCGTCGGCATCTTCAACGGAGAGCGCCAGAGCGAGACGCTGTCCCTCAACAAGCAGATGCGCACCGCGAAAGAGTTCCGCGACATCGTCATCAAGAGCTCGAACGGCAATTTCGTCCGGCTGTCCGACGTCGCCGACATCGAGGACTCCGTCCGCAATGCCCGTTCCATCGCCTGGTTCAACAAGCAGCCGGCGGTGCTGATCCAGATCACCAAGCAGGGCGACGCCAACGTCATCGACACCGTCGACCGGGTGAAGGCGCTGATCCCGGCGCTGAAGCAATGGATCCCGGCGGGCGTCGACATTTCCACCCTGGTTGACCGCACCAGCACGATCCGCGCCAGCGTGCTCGACATGCAGTGGACGCTGCTGGCGACCGCCGTCCTCGTGATGGTCGTGGTGTTCGTGTTCCTGCGGCGGCTGACGCCGACGATCGCGGCCGGCATCTCGGTGCCGCTGGCGCTGGCCGGCACTTGCGCCGGCATGTGGGTCGCGGGCTTCTCGATCGACAATCTGTCGCTGATGGCGCTGGCGATCTCCGTTGGTTTCGTGGTCGACGACGCCATCGTCATGATCGAGAACATGTACCGCAATCTCGAGCACGGCATGCGGCCGCTCCAGGCGGCCCTGGAAGGGGCCCGGCAGATCGGCTTCACCGTGGTCTCGATCAGCCTGTCGCTGATCGCGGCCTTCACGCCGCTGATCTTCATGGACGGCATCGTCGGCCGTCTGTTGCGCGAATTCTCGCTGACGCTGACCTTCGCGATCCTGGTCTCGACGCTGGTGTCGCTGACGGTCACGCCGATGATCTGCGCTCACTACATCCGGCAGGCCACATCCGGGAGCGCAACACTGTTCGACCGGATCATCGAAGGTTCGCTGTCGCGCATCGTCGCCTTCTACGCCCGTAGCTTGCGCAACGTTCTGCAATATCCGCTGCTGACGCTGCTGGTGTTCTTCGCCACCATCGCGCTGACGGTGACGCTCTACATCAAGGTCCCCAAGGGCTATTTCCCGACCGACGATTCCGGCTTCGTCATCGGCGCGACGCGCGCCTCGGCCGACATCTCGTTCCAGTCCATGCTGGGCCTCCAGCAACGGCTCGCCGACATCGTGATGCAGGATCCGGCCGTGGCCGGCATCGGCTCCACCGTCGGCAGCGGAGGCGGGGGCCCGGGCGCGGCGACCTCGAACCGCGGCACCATGTTCATCAGCCTGAAGCCGCCGGAGGAGCGCGACCACGTCTCGACGCAGGTCGTGATCGACCGTCTCAGGCGCGCCCTCTACCCGGTACCCGGCATCCGCCTCTTCATGTTCGCCGCCCAGGATGTCCGCGCTGGCGGGCGGCAAAGCGATTCCGACTACCAGTACACGCTGACGAGCACCGATCTCGGCCTGCTCCAGAAGTGGGCGCCGATCGTGGCCAAGCGCATGGAGAGCGTCGAGGGCATCACCGATATTTCCAGCGACCGCGATCCCGGCGGACTTCAACTGACCTTGTCGATCGACCGCCAGAAAGCCTCGGCGCTCGGCGTCAAGGTCCAGGACATCGACAACGCGCTCAACAACGCGTTCTCGCAGCGGCAGATCGGGATCATCTACACCCAGCGCAACCAGTACATGACCGTGCTGGAGATCGACCCGAAATTCCAGGTCGACCCGTCCAACCTCGATCGCATCTATGTCGCAGGCGCGGGCGACGCGCAGGTGCCGCTGTCGGCCGTGGTGCATGCGACGCGCGGGCTCGCTGCGCTGGCCGTCTATCATTCGCAGGCGTTTCCCTCGACCACTGTGTCGTTCAACCTGTTGCCGGACGTGCCGCTGCAGACCGCCACCCAGAACGTCCAGCGGGCGGTCGAGGAGCTGCATATGCCGGAAGGCATCCGCGGCAGCTTCGACGGCAATGCCGGTGATTTCGCCAAGACCAGCGGCCGCCAGCCCCTGCTGATCCTCGGCGCGCTGGTGGCGATGTATATCGTGCTCGGCGTGCTCTATGAGAGCCTTGCCCATCCGCTGACGATCATCTCCACGCTGCCCTCGGCCGGGCTCGGCGCGCTGCTCGCCTTGCAACTGACCAACACGCCGCTGACCGTGATCGCCTTCGTCGGCATCATCCTGTTGATCGGCATCGTCAAGAAGAACGGCATCATGATGGTGGACTTCGCGCTCGATGCCGAGCGCCAGCGCGGCCTGTCCTCGGCCGAGGCGATCTTCGAGGCTTGCCAGGCGCGCTTCCGCCCGATCCTGATGACGACCATGGCGGCGCTGTTCGCGGGCATTCCGTTGGTGATCGCGACCGGACCCGGCACGGAGCTGCGCCGTCCGCTCGGCATCACCATCATCGGCGGCCTGTTCGTCTCGCAGATCCTGACGCTCTATACGACGCCGGTGATCTACCTCCTGATCGACCGCCTGCGCCGCCGCTCCGAGCCGCGCCCGCTGGCCACGCCGGCTGAATAG
- a CDS encoding tRNA-uridine aminocarboxypropyltransferase gives MSNPTAAAPAEPIPECPHCQKPMPLCICDSVTPIENRLSLLILQHPQEQDRALGTARLLAKHFEDATVRVGLSWPSLSKALGHPVENASHWAVLYLGSARAADLEAEGEILALNRKGEVADNQRALLGKLEGVVLLDGTWSQAKALWWRNPWMLKCQRVILNPAHPSRYGRLRKEPRKDGLSTIEAAATILARLEKRPDIAETLNASFERLLTRYREVQAEMPELAPKPAPKGRRRDFRRGKRA, from the coding sequence ATGTCGAACCCCACCGCCGCCGCGCCGGCCGAACCGATCCCCGAATGCCCGCACTGCCAGAAGCCGATGCCGCTGTGCATCTGCGACAGCGTCACGCCGATTGAAAACCGGCTCTCGCTCCTGATCCTGCAGCATCCGCAGGAGCAGGACAGGGCGCTCGGCACCGCGCGGCTGCTGGCGAAGCATTTCGAAGATGCCACGGTGCGGGTCGGCCTGTCCTGGCCGAGCCTGTCCAAGGCGCTGGGGCACCCGGTCGAGAACGCCTCGCACTGGGCCGTGCTCTATCTCGGCTCGGCACGCGCCGCCGATCTCGAAGCCGAGGGCGAGATCCTGGCGCTCAACCGCAAGGGCGAGGTCGCGGACAACCAGCGCGCGCTCCTCGGCAAGCTCGAAGGCGTGGTGCTGCTCGACGGCACCTGGAGCCAGGCCAAGGCGCTGTGGTGGCGCAATCCCTGGATGCTGAAATGCCAGCGCGTCATCCTCAACCCGGCGCACCCCTCGCGCTACGGTCGCCTGCGCAAGGAGCCGCGCAAGGACGGGCTGTCGACCATCGAGGCGGCTGCAACGATCCTGGCCCGTCTTGAGAAGCGCCCCGACATCGCGGAGACGCTGAACGCCAGCTTTGAACGGCTGTTAACACGCTACCGCGAGGTGCAGGCCGAGATGCCGGAATTGGCGCCGAAACCGGCTCCGAAGGGCCGCCGGCGCGACTTCCGGCGCGGCAAGCGAGCCTGA
- a CDS encoding ABC transporter permease, producing MDISLRYRRTVIGPLWITLTLAATIASVGTVYAALFKQDIAGFLPHFAVGLIVWTLIATTLQEGSNIFVASGHLIKAVPAPLIVHVLQMIARNVLIFAHHLVIVVLIYVVMPWPLHGSMLLAVPGFAILLVVLISGSVALGMLCARFRDIGSAIVSGLQFVFFLTPIIWTEDAVRGTAFQWLIRANPFATLLDLVRRPLLSQPTDPENWLLGIIYATVVAVIGLGCYARYRHRVAYWL from the coding sequence ATGGACATTTCGCTGCGCTACCGGCGCACCGTGATCGGCCCGCTCTGGATCACGCTGACCCTCGCAGCAACCATCGCCAGCGTCGGCACGGTCTACGCCGCACTATTCAAGCAGGACATCGCCGGCTTCCTGCCGCACTTTGCCGTCGGCCTGATCGTCTGGACTTTGATCGCAACGACGCTTCAGGAGGGCTCCAACATCTTCGTGGCGTCGGGCCATTTGATCAAGGCAGTGCCGGCGCCGCTGATCGTGCATGTCCTGCAAATGATCGCGCGCAACGTCCTCATCTTCGCGCATCATCTGGTGATCGTCGTGCTGATCTATGTCGTGATGCCGTGGCCGCTGCATGGGAGCATGCTGCTGGCGGTGCCCGGCTTTGCGATCCTGCTCGTCGTTCTCATCAGTGGCTCGGTCGCGCTCGGCATGCTGTGCGCGCGCTTTCGCGACATCGGCTCGGCAATCGTCAGCGGCCTGCAATTCGTCTTCTTCCTGACGCCGATCATCTGGACCGAGGACGCCGTGCGCGGCACCGCGTTCCAGTGGCTGATCCGCGCCAATCCATTCGCGACGCTGCTCGATCTCGTGCGCAGGCCGCTGTTGTCGCAGCCGACCGATCCGGAGAATTGGCTGCTCGGGATCATCTATGCCACCGTCGTGGCCGTCATCGGCCTCGGCTGCTACGCGAGATACCGCCATCGTGTGGCGTATTGGCTTTGA
- a CDS encoding ABC transporter ATP-binding protein: MSLAAHIVLRNVSVTFPVLSFRDRSLRSRFVSAVTLRRTAAVPHIVTALNDVSLDIRAGDRVAIVGANGAGKTTLLRVLAGIYYPTAGSVDVLGRCLSLFDLSAGFDEEATGYENIMRRGLVIGARRSEIDARRAEIAEFTGLGDRLDLPLRTYSSGMMLRLIFAVATAVEGEIVLLDEWIGVGDQQFRKKARQRLDEIVARAGILVLASHDIELIQSTCNRAILLEEGRIAAVGAADAILAKYLVGPGGAKA, translated from the coding sequence ATGAGCCTTGCTGCCCACATCGTCCTGCGCAACGTCTCCGTGACTTTTCCGGTGCTGTCGTTCCGCGACCGCTCGCTGCGCAGCCGCTTCGTCAGCGCCGTGACGCTGCGCCGGACGGCGGCGGTGCCGCACATCGTCACCGCGCTCAATGACGTCAGCCTCGACATCCGCGCCGGCGACCGCGTCGCCATTGTCGGCGCCAATGGCGCCGGCAAGACCACGCTGCTGCGGGTTCTGGCCGGCATCTATTATCCGACCGCGGGCAGCGTGGATGTGCTCGGCCGCTGCCTGTCCCTGTTCGACCTGTCGGCCGGCTTCGACGAGGAGGCGACCGGCTACGAGAACATCATGCGGCGCGGGCTCGTGATCGGCGCGCGGCGTTCCGAGATCGACGCGCGCCGCGCCGAGATCGCCGAGTTCACCGGGCTCGGCGACCGGCTCGATTTGCCGCTGCGCACCTATTCCAGCGGCATGATGCTGCGCCTGATCTTTGCGGTCGCAACCGCTGTCGAGGGCGAGATCGTGCTGCTCGACGAATGGATCGGCGTCGGCGACCAGCAATTCCGCAAGAAGGCGCGGCAGCGGCTCGACGAGATCGTCGCGCGCGCCGGCATCCTGGTGCTGGCCTCGCACGACATCGAGCTGATCCAGAGCACCTGCAACCGTGCGATCCTGCTGGAGGAGGGGCGGATCGCCGCGGTTGGCGCGGCCGACGCGATTCTTGCGAAATATCTCGTAGGCCCCGGCGGTGCGAAGGCGTAA
- a CDS encoding ABC transporter substrate-binding protein: protein MSRALPWRKIALGATVAFGFVAAAPLSAQAAAPATCAALQDKYPDWKGKTLVNAINPHTPGYETIDPKDPSKYIGFDIDLGEAIGECLGFKLTYKPVTFAALLTTLAAGQADIVISDIYATKERAKAADFITYSKVFDGVLVAKGNPKGINGINMSMCGAAAAENTGYVEVPLIQALIPECKKAGKAEPTIQLYDNNANCIQAILAGRADTYVNDVNTVDSAVKAYPDKLEKAIAVTIPYSVGIAVPKDKPKFRDAVMAALIEVQKAGTHMELLKKHGLDVNNFKEPDILTAD from the coding sequence ATGTCGCGCGCGTTGCCATGGCGCAAGATCGCGCTCGGCGCCACCGTTGCCTTCGGCTTCGTCGCCGCAGCACCGCTAAGCGCACAGGCCGCAGCGCCTGCGACCTGTGCCGCGCTCCAGGACAAATATCCGGACTGGAAGGGCAAGACCCTCGTCAACGCCATCAACCCGCACACGCCGGGCTATGAGACCATCGATCCGAAGGATCCCAGTAAGTATATCGGCTTCGACATCGATCTCGGCGAAGCCATCGGCGAATGCCTCGGCTTCAAGCTGACCTACAAGCCGGTGACGTTCGCGGCTCTCCTGACCACGCTCGCCGCGGGACAAGCCGACATCGTCATCTCCGACATCTACGCCACCAAGGAGCGCGCCAAGGCCGCCGACTTCATCACCTATTCAAAGGTGTTCGACGGCGTGCTGGTCGCCAAGGGCAATCCGAAGGGCATCAACGGCATCAACATGTCGATGTGCGGCGCGGCGGCCGCCGAGAACACCGGCTATGTCGAAGTGCCCCTGATCCAGGCGCTGATCCCGGAATGCAAGAAGGCGGGCAAGGCCGAGCCGACCATCCAGCTCTATGACAACAACGCCAACTGCATCCAGGCGATCCTCGCCGGCCGCGCCGACACCTATGTCAACGACGTCAACACCGTCGACAGCGCCGTAAAAGCCTATCCGGACAAGCTGGAGAAGGCGATCGCGGTGACGATCCCGTATTCGGTCGGCATCGCCGTTCCCAAGGACAAGCCGAAATTCCGCGACGCCGTGATGGCCGCGCTGATCGAGGTGCAGAAGGCCGGCACGCACATGGAGCTTCTGAAGAAGCACGGGCTCGATGTGAACAACTTCAAGGAGCCCGACATTCTGACGGCTGACTGA
- a CDS encoding amino acid ABC transporter permease/ATP-binding protein (The N-terminal region of this protein, as described by TIGR01726, is a three transmembrane segment that identifies a subfamily of ABC transporter permease subunits, which specificities that include histidine, arginine, glutamine, glutamate, L-cystine (sic), the opines (in Agrobacterium) octopine and nopaline, etc.): MSLFLHYLSMPYLLEGIELTLEVTALGLGGGLILGLILAGMQLSRFWLLAAIARAYTVIFRGTPLILQMVFAYDALPHIGIKLPAVLAAGLALACNEAPFIAEMLRAGVLGVDRGQVTAGQALGMTPRILMWRVIAPQAIRTMIPAFGNEAVSALKNSSLASVVAVQELTLRSTQLASSTFDFFSIFFASGLLYLVLTFAISVIQLFVEWLLDLDRAKGRQRKLADYLPWRRVDLGTKLELAEVTANDPEPVQAEPVATPPLALTREERARRAATIARNNIAVETKDLAKSYGPQKVLDGLDLTVRVGEVVALLGPSGSGKSTLLRCINHLESWEAGAVRVGGRRLGFGENGKPLSPRDLANERASVGVGMVFQQFNLFAHLSAKENIAGPLRWVHGMTRVDADRRAAELLDRVGLSHRADALPRHLSGGQQQRVAIARALAPNPSVLLLDEPTSALDPELVNEVLEVIRRLAIDDGLTMIISTHQIRFADEVADRVAFLSGGAIIEEGPAHEVLSNPRNPLTARFLSVMEADKTPEAVR, encoded by the coding sequence ATGTCGCTGTTCCTCCACTATTTGAGCATGCCGTATCTGCTCGAGGGCATCGAGCTCACCCTCGAGGTGACCGCCCTCGGGCTCGGCGGCGGATTGATCCTCGGATTGATCCTTGCCGGCATGCAGCTCTCGCGCTTCTGGCTCCTGGCGGCGATCGCCAGGGCCTATACCGTGATCTTCCGCGGCACGCCGCTGATCCTCCAGATGGTGTTCGCCTACGACGCGCTGCCGCATATCGGCATCAAGCTGCCGGCCGTGCTGGCGGCCGGTCTCGCGCTCGCCTGCAACGAGGCGCCGTTCATCGCGGAGATGCTGCGCGCCGGCGTGCTCGGCGTCGACCGCGGGCAGGTCACGGCCGGCCAGGCGCTCGGCATGACGCCCCGGATCCTGATGTGGCGGGTGATCGCGCCGCAGGCGATCCGCACCATGATCCCGGCCTTCGGCAACGAGGCCGTCAGCGCGCTGAAGAATTCCTCGCTCGCGTCCGTCGTCGCGGTCCAGGAGCTGACCTTGCGCTCGACCCAGCTGGCGTCATCGACCTTCGACTTCTTCTCGATCTTCTTCGCCTCGGGCCTGCTCTATCTCGTGCTGACTTTCGCCATCAGCGTCATTCAGCTGTTCGTCGAATGGCTGCTCGATCTTGATCGCGCCAAGGGCCGCCAGCGCAAGCTCGCGGATTATCTGCCCTGGCGCCGCGTCGACCTCGGCACAAAGCTCGAACTTGCCGAGGTGACGGCGAATGATCCGGAGCCAGTGCAGGCCGAGCCCGTTGCAACGCCGCCGCTAGCGCTAACGCGTGAGGAGCGCGCCCGCCGCGCCGCGACGATCGCGCGCAACAACATCGCGGTCGAAACGAAGGACCTCGCCAAGAGCTACGGCCCGCAAAAGGTACTCGACGGCCTCGACCTGACGGTGCGCGTCGGCGAGGTGGTAGCGCTGCTCGGTCCCAGCGGCTCCGGCAAGAGCACGCTGCTCCGCTGCATCAACCATCTCGAAAGCTGGGAGGCCGGCGCCGTGCGCGTCGGCGGACGACGCCTCGGCTTCGGCGAGAACGGCAAGCCGCTATCGCCCCGCGACCTCGCCAATGAGCGCGCCAGCGTCGGCGTCGGCATGGTGTTCCAGCAGTTCAATCTGTTCGCCCATTTGTCGGCGAAGGAGAACATCGCCGGTCCCTTGCGCTGGGTCCACGGCATGACTCGGGTAGATGCGGACCGACGCGCTGCAGAGCTGCTAGATCGTGTCGGGCTGTCGCATCGCGCCGACGCGTTGCCGCGTCATCTCTCCGGCGGCCAGCAGCAGCGCGTCGCCATTGCCCGCGCACTCGCGCCGAACCCGAGCGTGCTGCTGCTGGACGAGCCAACCTCGGCGCTAGATCCCGAACTCGTCAACGAGGTCCTTGAGGTGATCCGTCGCCTCGCGATCGACGACGGCCTCACCATGATCATCTCGACGCATCAGATCCGCTTCGCCGACGAAGTGGCCGACCGCGTCGCATTCCTGAGCGGCGGCGCGATCATCGAGGAGGGGCCGGCGCACGAGGTGCTCTCCAATCCACGCAATCCGCTGACGGCACGTTTCCTCAGCGTGATGGAAGCCGACAAGACTCCGGAGGCGGTGCGATGA
- a CDS encoding acetamidase/formamidase family protein, with amino-acid sequence MKHFTLPVSPKTVHWGYFSKKVAPALTLRSGDRATIETLTHHANDDYERMIQGDPGAESVFQWTREHKAVARRGSGPTEGPFIRGAGEGVGVHLLTGPVAIEGAEPGDILEVRILDVRPRPSCSACHAGRCFGSNVAANWGFHYHDLIEEPKPREVVTIFELDTSGEPYAKAVYNYVWTPQTDPDGIVHPTIDYPGVRVDHATIRKRENILASVKVPARLHFGTMGLAPSEADFVSSIPPSYTGGNIDDWRIGKGARMFYPVAVPGAYFSVGDPHAAQGDSELGGTAIETSLTGDFEFILHKKADLAGTNLEGLDHPMLETDQAWSFYGFTYPNYLAALGADAQTEIANHSSLDRAMRDAFRKLRRFLMTVHGLSEDEAISLLSVGADFGVTQVVDANWGVHGTIRKNIFRCD; translated from the coding sequence ATGAAGCATTTCACGCTGCCGGTTTCGCCAAAGACCGTCCACTGGGGCTACTTCTCCAAGAAGGTGGCTCCGGCCCTGACGCTGCGCTCCGGGGATCGCGCCACCATCGAGACGCTCACCCATCACGCCAATGACGATTACGAACGCATGATCCAGGGCGATCCCGGTGCCGAGAGCGTGTTCCAGTGGACCCGCGAACACAAGGCGGTGGCGCGGCGCGGCTCGGGCCCGACGGAAGGTCCTTTCATCCGCGGCGCAGGTGAGGGGGTCGGCGTGCATCTCCTCACTGGTCCCGTGGCGATCGAGGGCGCCGAGCCCGGCGACATTCTCGAAGTGCGCATCCTCGACGTCCGGCCGCGGCCGAGCTGCAGTGCCTGCCATGCCGGCCGCTGCTTCGGCTCCAACGTCGCGGCGAACTGGGGCTTTCACTATCACGATCTGATCGAGGAGCCGAAGCCGCGCGAGGTCGTCACCATCTTCGAACTCGACACCTCGGGCGAGCCCTATGCGAAGGCGGTCTACAATTACGTCTGGACGCCGCAGACCGACCCCGACGGCATCGTGCATCCGACCATCGATTATCCCGGCGTCCGCGTCGATCACGCCACCATCAGGAAGCGCGAGAACATTCTCGCAAGCGTCAAGGTGCCGGCGCGTCTGCATTTCGGCACCATGGGGCTCGCGCCTTCCGAGGCCGACTTCGTCAGCTCGATCCCGCCGAGCTATACCGGCGGCAACATCGACGACTGGCGTATCGGCAAGGGCGCGCGGATGTTCTATCCGGTCGCGGTTCCCGGCGCCTATTTCTCGGTCGGCGATCCCCATGCCGCGCAAGGCGACAGCGAGCTCGGCGGCACCGCGATCGAGACCTCGCTGACCGGCGATTTCGAGTTCATCCTGCACAAGAAAGCTGATCTAGCCGGCACCAATCTGGAGGGCCTCGACCATCCGATGCTGGAGACCGATCAGGCCTGGTCGTTCTACGGCTTCACCTATCCGAACTATCTCGCCGCGCTCGGGGCCGACGCACAAACCGAGATTGCCAACCACTCGAGCCTCGACCGTGCGATGCGCGATGCGTTCAGAAAGCTCCGGCGGTTCCTGATGACCGTGCACGGCCTCAGCGAGGACGAGGCGATCTCGCTTCTGTCGGTCGGCGCCGATTTCGGCGTCACCCAGGTGGTCGACGCCAACTGGGGCGTCCACGGCACGATCCGCAAGAACATTTTCCGGTGCGACTAA